The following proteins are encoded in a genomic region of Magnolia sinica isolate HGM2019 chromosome 1, MsV1, whole genome shotgun sequence:
- the LOC131241857 gene encoding pentatricopeptide repeat-containing protein At1g79490, mitochondrial, whose translation MYHTIFSPKNLNLAKNTLKKLPNPKFQFYPSHHQTLHNIKPSSLSHSISQQTHFFKSPFSSLFPIYIKSPSFFRHFASLQPPSDGSPEWTGDITYLDESGDVIFSGKGIRSVDPGLDDHVMVGGLKKPFSSASAIAKIVEVVGRWKWGPEMENQLDRLHFVPNMSHINRALQEIREVEALMGLFGWAKRQSWYDPVDQIYVLLFDRLNQNGDFDRIQTLFDDMIRDYGSRNLSGPFVAYNRVIQHLARAGKLEVSFCCFKKIKDSGCKIDTQTYNSLITLFLNKGLPYKAFEIYEAMEESACRLDDSTYELMIPSLAKSGRLDAAFKLFGEMKDTGLRPSFAIFASLVDSMGKAGRLDTSMKVYMEMQASGLRPSATMYVSLVESFVRAGKLDTAVRLWDEMKKSGFRPNFGLYTMIVESHAKSGKLEVAMSVFSDMEKAGFLPTPSTYSCLLEMHAASGQVDSAMKLYNSMTNAGLRPGLSTYTSLLTVLANKKLVDVAAKILLEMKAVGFPVDVNASDVLMIYIKDGSVDLALRWLRFMGASGIRTNNFIIRQLFESCMKNGLYESAKPLLEIYVGSAAKVDLILYTSILAHLVRCQEEQNERHIMSILNVTKHKAHSFMCGLFTGPEQRKKPVLSFVREFFQGIDYEMEEGATRYFVNVLLNYLVLMGQINRARCVWKVAYENKLFPKAIVFDQHIAWSLDVRSLSVGAALIAVIHTLHRFRKRMLYYGVVPRRIKLVTGPTLKIVVAQILSSVESPFEVSKVVLRSPGDSVLEWFKKPIVQQFLLNEIPSRADILMHKLNTLFPSSAPEIRSLSPPKPLVLSKVT comes from the coding sequence ATGTACCACACCATTTTCTCTCCTAAAAATCTCAACTTAGCCAAAAATACACTGAAAAAACTCCCAAACCCAAAATTCCAATTTTACCCCTCTCACCATCAAACCCTCCACAATATCAAAccctcttctctttctcattcAATCTCCCAACAAACCCATTTCTTCAAATCCCCATTTTCCTCCCTTTTCCCAATTTATATAAAAAGCCCATCTTTTTTCAGACACTTCGCGTCTCTTCAGCCCCCCTCGGACGGTTCTCCCGAATGGACCGGTGACATCACCTATTTGGATGAATCCGGCGATGTGATCTTCTCTGGGAAAGGTATCCGCTCCGTCGATCCCGGCCTTGATGACCATGTTATGGTTGGCGGGCTCAAGAAGCCGTTCTCAAGTGCGTCTGCCATCGCGAAGATCGTCGAGGTCGTTGGGAGGTGGAAGTGGGGCCCGGAGATGGAGAACCAATTGGACAGGCTCCATTTTGTCCCGAACATGTCCCACATAAACCGAGCATTGCAAGAAATCAGAGAGGTTGAAGCATTGATGGGGTTGTTCGGGTGGGCCAAGAGGCAATCTTGGTATGACCCAGTTGACCAAATCTATGTTCTACTTTTCGACCGTTTGAATCAGAATGGAGATTTCGATCGAATTCAGACTCTATTCGATGATATGATCAGAGATTATGGTAGTCGGAATCTATCTGGACCATTCGTGGCATACAACCGTGTCATTCAGCATTTGGCCAGAGCTGGGAAATTGGAGGTCTCGTTTTGTTGtttcaagaaaatcaaagattcgGGCTGTAAAATTGACACGCAGACTTATAATTCGCTTATAACATTGTTCTTGAATAAGGGTCTTCCTTATAAGGCATTTGAGATATATGAGGCCATGGAAGAATCTGCGTGTAGATTGGATGATTCGACCTATGAGTTGATGATACCAAGCCTTGCAAAATCTGGACGCCTTGATGCCGCTTTCAAGCTCTTCGGGGAGATGAAGGACACAGGCCTTCGCCCGAGCTTCGCCATCTTTGCCTCCCTGGTTGATTCGATGGGGAAAGCTGGGAGGTTAGATACGTCAATGAAGGTGTACATGGAAATGCAGGCATCTGGGCTCAGGCCATCGGCAACCATGTACGTCTCTTTGGTAGAGTCGTTTGTTAGGGCGGGGAAGCTTGATACTGCGGTGAGGCTTTGGGACGAGATGAAGAAGTCTGGCTTTAGGCCTAACTTTGGGTTGTATACGATGATTGTTGAATCTCATGCAAAGTCGGGGAAGCTTGAAGTTGCGATGTCGGTTTTCTCCGATATGGAGAAGGCGGGATTTTTGCCAACCCCTTCCACATATTCCTGTCTCCTTGAGATGCATGCTGCATCCGGTCAAGTTGATTCTGCCATGAAGCTTTACAATTCAATGACTAATGCAGGTTTGAGGCCTGGTTTGAGCACGTACACATCGCTGTTGACAGTTCTTGCAAATAAGAAGCTTGTGGATGTTGCAGCCAAGATTTTGCTTGAGATGAAGGCTGTGGGATTTCCTGTCGATGTGAATGCTAGTGATGTTCTGATGATTTATATCAAGGATGGGTCTGTTGATCTTGCTTTGAGGTGGCTACGTTTCATGGGTGCATCAGGGATTAGGACAAACAACTTCATCATCAGGCAGCTGTTTGAGTCATGCATGAAAAATGGGCTGTATGAGTCTGCTAAGCCCCTTCTTGAGATTTATGTGGGGTCTGCAGCCAAGGTCGATCTTATACTCTACACATCGATCCTGGCCCATCTTGTGAGATGCCAGGAGGAGCAGAACGAGAGGCATATAATGTCAATTTTGAATGTGACGAAGCATAAGGCTCACTCGTTCATGTGTGGGCTTTTTACTGGTCCAGAACAACGGAAGAAGCCAGTTCTATCTTTCGTAAGGGAATTCTTTCAGGGCATTGATTACGAGATGGAGGAAGGTGCTACCAGATACTTTGTTAATGTGCTACTTAACTACCTTGTCCTCATGGGGCAGATAAACCGGGCCCGTTGTGTGTGGAAAGTTGCATATGAGAATAAGCTTTTCCCCAAGGCCATAGTCTTTGATCAGCATATCGCATGGTCCCTGGATGTCCGAAGCTTATCTGTTGGGGCTGCACTTATTGCTGTTATACACACCCTCCATAGGTTTCGGAAGAGGATGTTGTATTATGGTGTTGTCCCTAGACGGATAAAACTAGTTACGGGGCCAACTTTGAAGATCGTCGTTGCGCAGATTCTAAGTTCAGTAGAGTCTCCATTTGAGGTTAGTAAGGTCGTTTTGAGGAGCCCGGGAGATTCTGTTTTGGAGTGGTTTAAGAAACCGATTGTTCAGCAATTCCTTCTAAATGAGATTCCATCACGGGCTGACATCCTCATGCACAAGCTTAATACTCTTTTTCCTAGTTCTGCCCCTGAAATTAGGTCCCTTTCTCCTCCTAAACCACTGGTTTTGTCAAAGGTAACTTGA